A section of the Sphingomonas ginsenosidivorax genome encodes:
- the odhB gene encoding 2-oxoglutarate dehydrogenase complex dihydrolipoyllysine-residue succinyltransferase yields MATEVTVPVLGESITEATLGEWLKQPGEAVAVDEPIASLETDKVSVEVPSPVAGVMGQHAVAVGDTVQVGAMLATIDAGDGAAAAPAAAAPAPAPAPAAAPAGGEGGAGYGDQPGTSASDAPAAGDSPAALSPSVRRAVLEHGVDPSTVKGTGRDGRITKEDVTAAASSKPAAAPAAAPAAAAAPAAASGRPEERVRMTRLRQTIAKRLKEAQNTAAMLTTFNDVDMTAVIEARAKYKDLFEKKHGVRLGFMGFFVKAATMALKDIPSVNASIEGDDIVYHNYADISVAVSSPGGLVVPVIRDAQDLTVAGIEKTIGDFGKRAKDGTLKMDEMKGGTFTISNGGVFGSLMSTPIINPPQSAVLGLHRIEERPVVRDGQVVVRPMMYLALSYDHRLIDGREAVTFLVALKNAIEDPTRILIDL; encoded by the coding sequence ATGGCAACCGAAGTCACCGTCCCCGTCCTGGGTGAATCGATCACCGAAGCCACCCTCGGCGAATGGCTGAAGCAGCCCGGCGAGGCCGTCGCGGTCGACGAGCCGATCGCTAGCCTCGAGACCGACAAGGTCTCGGTCGAGGTCCCGTCGCCGGTCGCCGGCGTCATGGGCCAGCACGCCGTCGCGGTCGGCGACACGGTCCAGGTCGGCGCGATGCTGGCCACGATCGATGCCGGCGATGGTGCCGCTGCAGCCCCCGCGGCTGCCGCTCCGGCTCCCGCACCCGCGCCCGCTGCCGCCCCCGCGGGCGGTGAAGGCGGCGCCGGCTATGGCGACCAGCCGGGTACCTCGGCCAGCGACGCACCGGCTGCCGGCGACTCGCCTGCTGCGCTCTCGCCGTCGGTCCGCCGCGCGGTGCTGGAGCACGGCGTCGACCCCTCGACCGTCAAGGGTACCGGCCGCGACGGCCGCATCACCAAGGAAGACGTGACCGCCGCGGCGAGCTCGAAGCCTGCCGCCGCACCGGCCGCGGCCCCCGCCGCCGCCGCAGCGCCTGCCGCCGCCTCGGGCCGTCCGGAAGAGCGCGTCCGCATGACGCGCCTGCGCCAGACGATCGCCAAGCGCCTCAAGGAAGCGCAGAACACCGCCGCGATGCTGACGACGTTCAACGACGTCGACATGACCGCGGTGATCGAGGCGCGCGCCAAGTACAAGGACCTGTTCGAGAAGAAGCACGGCGTCCGCCTCGGCTTCATGGGCTTCTTCGTGAAGGCCGCGACGATGGCGCTGAAGGACATTCCGAGCGTCAACGCCTCGATCGAGGGCGACGACATCGTTTATCACAACTATGCCGACATTTCGGTCGCGGTGTCGTCGCCGGGCGGCCTGGTCGTTCCCGTGATCCGCGACGCGCAGGACCTGACCGTCGCCGGCATCGAGAAGACGATCGGCGACTTCGGCAAGCGCGCCAAGGACGGCACGCTCAAGATGGACGAGATGAAGGGCGGCACCTTCACCATCTCGAACGGCGGCGTGTTCGGCTCGCTGATGTCGACCCCGATCATCAACCCGCCGCAGTCGGCGGTGCTGGGCCTCCACCGCATCGAGGAACGCCCGGTCGTCCGCGACGGCCAGGTCGTCGTCCGCCCGATGATGTACCTCGCGCTCAGCTACGACCACCGCCTGATCGACGGCCGCGAAGCCGTGACGTTCCTCGTCGCGCTGAAAAATGCTATCGAGGACCCGACGCGGATTCTCATCGACCTGTGA
- a CDS encoding DUF433 domain-containing protein, with translation MDWRDHIHSDPGIMGGKPVFRGTRYTVERVLKLVGAGWSYDQIAEEYPGVLSEHLRAAALFAADLMHDESYVAIGRARAA, from the coding sequence ATGGACTGGCGCGACCACATTCATTCGGATCCCGGCATTATGGGCGGTAAACCTGTCTTCCGGGGTACGCGCTACACCGTGGAGCGCGTCTTGAAGTTGGTCGGCGCGGGATGGTCCTATGACCAGATTGCAGAGGAATATCCGGGGGTGTTGTCTGAACACCTCCGCGCCGCCGCGTTGTTTGCCGCGGATCTCATGCACGACGAAAGCTATGTTGCGATTGGTAGGGCGCGCGCCGCTTGA
- a CDS encoding DUF5615 family PIN-like protein: MCDANIGSRIAHVLSAVGHDVARASVVLPDAKDDVILAYAVAEDRFLITCDRDFGELVFLKQATAPPGIIYVRFEPDNVEEILPRLLPLLEFEACNGHMTVVGTKRDRSVPLPVKSRYHG; this comes from the coding sequence ATGTGCGATGCGAACATTGGTAGCCGCATCGCGCACGTTTTGAGTGCAGTCGGTCACGACGTGGCACGCGCGTCCGTCGTTTTGCCTGACGCCAAGGACGATGTCATTCTTGCCTATGCGGTCGCCGAAGATCGCTTTCTGATCACGTGCGATCGCGATTTCGGAGAACTGGTTTTCCTGAAGCAAGCGACCGCACCGCCCGGTATCATCTATGTCCGGTTCGAGCCGGATAACGTCGAAGAGATTCTCCCGCGGTTGTTGCCGCTCCTCGAATTCGAGGCGTGCAATGGCCATATGACCGTTGTCGGGACGAAGCGTGATCGCTCCGTTCCCCTTCCAGTGAAGAGCAGATACCATGGCTGA
- the lpdA gene encoding dihydrolipoyl dehydrogenase, producing the protein MADYDYDVLVIGAGPGGYVAAIRAAQLGLRTACAESRETLGGTCLNVGCIPSKALLHASEIYEEAKGGHLTKFGIDFQGVTLNLDQMHAEKAKAVKELTGGVEFLFKKNKVTWLKGKAAFQDAHTVDVNGQKVTAKNIVIATGSSVMPLPGVEVDQKTVVDSTGALALPKVPEHMVVIGGGVIGLELGSVWRRLGAKVTVVEFVDQILPGFDGEVRRETAKLFKKQGMELKLSTKVTGVTVENGLATVTVEPAAGGAAETLTADAVLVSIGRKANVDGLNLDAIGLELNKRGQIETDHSFKTKVDGVWAIGDAIPGLMLAHKAEDEGVAVAENIAGQTGIVNEDVIPSVVYTMPEIAGVGLTEEAAKEKGEIKVGKFPFAANSRAKTNRDTDGFVKVIADAKTDRVLGVWIVSSLAGTLIAEAAIAMEFGATSEDIAYTCHAHPTHAEALKEAAMAVQGKPIHI; encoded by the coding sequence ATGGCTGACTATGACTATGACGTCCTCGTAATCGGTGCGGGACCCGGCGGTTACGTCGCGGCGATCCGCGCCGCGCAGCTCGGGCTGCGGACCGCCTGCGCCGAGTCGCGCGAGACGCTGGGGGGCACCTGCCTCAACGTCGGCTGCATCCCGTCCAAGGCGCTGCTGCACGCATCTGAGATCTACGAGGAGGCCAAGGGCGGTCACCTCACCAAGTTCGGGATCGATTTCCAGGGCGTCACGCTCAACCTCGACCAGATGCACGCCGAGAAGGCCAAGGCCGTCAAGGAACTGACCGGCGGCGTGGAGTTCCTGTTCAAGAAGAACAAGGTGACCTGGCTGAAGGGCAAGGCCGCGTTCCAGGACGCGCACACGGTCGACGTGAACGGCCAGAAGGTCACCGCGAAGAACATCGTCATCGCCACCGGCTCGAGCGTCATGCCGCTCCCCGGCGTCGAGGTCGACCAGAAGACTGTCGTCGACTCGACCGGCGCGCTCGCGCTTCCCAAGGTGCCCGAGCACATGGTCGTCATCGGCGGTGGCGTGATCGGGCTCGAGCTCGGCAGCGTCTGGCGCCGCCTCGGCGCGAAGGTGACCGTGGTGGAGTTCGTCGACCAGATCCTCCCCGGCTTCGACGGCGAAGTCCGTCGCGAGACCGCCAAGCTGTTCAAGAAGCAGGGCATGGAGCTAAAGCTCTCGACCAAGGTCACGGGCGTGACCGTCGAGAACGGCCTCGCCACCGTCACCGTCGAGCCCGCCGCGGGTGGCGCGGCCGAGACGCTGACCGCCGACGCGGTGCTCGTCTCGATCGGCCGCAAGGCGAACGTCGACGGCCTCAACCTCGACGCCATCGGCCTCGAGCTCAACAAGCGTGGCCAGATCGAGACCGATCACAGCTTCAAGACCAAGGTCGACGGCGTGTGGGCGATCGGCGACGCGATTCCCGGCCTGATGCTCGCGCACAAGGCCGAGGACGAGGGCGTCGCGGTGGCAGAGAACATCGCCGGCCAGACCGGGATCGTCAACGAGGACGTCATCCCGTCCGTCGTCTACACGATGCCCGAGATCGCCGGCGTCGGGCTGACCGAGGAAGCCGCCAAGGAGAAGGGCGAGATCAAGGTCGGCAAGTTCCCGTTCGCCGCGAACAGCCGCGCCAAGACCAACCGCGACACCGACGGCTTCGTGAAGGTCATCGCCGATGCCAAGACCGATCGTGTCCTCGGCGTCTGGATCGTGTCGAGCCTCGCGGGCACGCTGATCGCCGAAGCCGCCATCGCGATGGAGTTCGGCGCGACCAGCGAGGACATCGCCTATACCTGCCACGCGCATCCCACGCATGCCGAGGCGCTCAAGGAAGCGGCGATGGCCGTACAGGGCAAGCCGATCCACATCTGA
- a CDS encoding trans-sulfuration enzyme family protein, which translates to MKRKTGQDRSITQTWRPQTQAVRGGTARSEYGETSEALFLTSGYCYDKAGDAAARFAGEQDGMTYSRLQNPTVQMLEERIALLEGAEACRTMATGMAAMTAVLLCQLQAGDHLVGGRAAFGSCRWLTDTLLPKFGIATTIVDARDPQAFLDAVKPNTKVFFFETPANPTMDVVDLKAVCDIARERGITTVVDNAFATPALQRPMEFGADVTAYSATKMMDGQGRVLAGAVCGTEDFITNTLLPFTRNTGPTLSPFNAWVVLKGLETLDLRIRRQSENALKVGAFLEGRVPRVLHPGLVSHPQHELAMRQMDACGPIFAFEVEGREQAHGLLDALELVDISNNIGDSRSLMTHPASTTHSGVAEDKRLEMGVTEGLLRLNVGLEDVADVIEDLDRALGRVGL; encoded by the coding sequence ATGAAGCGCAAGACCGGCCAGGATCGTTCGATCACCCAGACATGGCGTCCCCAGACGCAAGCCGTGCGCGGCGGTACCGCGCGCAGCGAATATGGCGAGACGTCCGAGGCATTGTTCCTCACGTCCGGCTATTGCTACGACAAGGCGGGCGACGCGGCGGCGCGCTTTGCCGGCGAGCAGGACGGGATGACCTATTCCCGGCTGCAGAACCCCACCGTGCAGATGCTCGAGGAACGGATCGCGCTGCTCGAAGGTGCCGAGGCGTGCCGGACGATGGCGACGGGCATGGCGGCGATGACCGCGGTGCTGCTCTGCCAGTTGCAGGCGGGCGACCACCTGGTCGGCGGACGCGCGGCGTTCGGGTCGTGCCGCTGGCTGACCGACACGCTGCTCCCCAAGTTCGGGATCGCGACCACGATCGTCGATGCGCGCGACCCGCAGGCGTTTCTCGACGCGGTGAAGCCCAACACGAAGGTGTTCTTCTTCGAGACCCCTGCCAACCCGACGATGGACGTCGTCGACCTGAAGGCGGTTTGCGACATCGCGCGCGAACGCGGCATCACGACCGTCGTCGACAATGCCTTTGCGACGCCGGCCTTGCAGCGGCCGATGGAGTTCGGCGCTGACGTCACCGCCTATAGCGCGACCAAGATGATGGACGGGCAGGGGCGTGTGCTGGCCGGCGCGGTGTGCGGGACCGAGGATTTCATCACCAACACGCTGTTGCCGTTCACGCGCAACACGGGCCCCACGCTGTCGCCGTTCAACGCCTGGGTGGTGCTGAAGGGGCTCGAGACGCTCGACCTGCGGATCCGTCGTCAGTCGGAGAATGCGCTGAAGGTCGGCGCCTTCCTCGAGGGTCGCGTGCCGCGCGTGTTGCATCCGGGGCTCGTCAGCCATCCGCAGCACGAGCTCGCGATGCGCCAGATGGACGCGTGCGGGCCGATCTTCGCGTTCGAGGTCGAGGGCCGCGAACAGGCGCACGGCCTGCTCGACGCGCTCGAGCTGGTCGATATCTCGAACAATATCGGCGACTCGCGCTCGCTGATGACACATCCGGCCTCCACGACGCATTCGGGCGTCGCGGAGGACAAGCGGCTGGAGATGGGCGTGACCGAGGGGCTGCTGCGCCTCAACGTCGGGCTGGAGGACGTCGCCGACGTGATCGAGGACCTCGACCGCGCTCTGGGCAGGGTCGGGCTGTGA
- the apaG gene encoding Co2+/Mg2+ efflux protein ApaG, translating to MKALFPNATTTRGVTVRVSVSYLPEQSEPQRGRWFWAYHIRIENDSPGAVQLLTRHWEITDGRGARHTVEGEGVVGEQPLIEPGASFDYVSGCPLATPTGAMQGSYRMVDDTGAVFDVEIPRFTLFAPAVTS from the coding sequence GTGAAGGCGCTGTTCCCCAACGCGACGACCACGCGCGGGGTAACGGTGCGCGTCTCGGTCAGCTACCTGCCCGAACAGTCCGAGCCGCAGCGCGGCCGCTGGTTCTGGGCCTATCACATCCGCATCGAGAACGATTCGCCCGGCGCGGTCCAGCTGCTGACGCGGCACTGGGAGATCACCGACGGCCGCGGCGCCCGGCACACCGTCGAGGGCGAGGGCGTGGTCGGCGAACAGCCGCTGATCGAGCCGGGCGCGAGCTTCGACTATGTCTCTGGCTGCCCGCTCGCGACGCCCACGGGCGCGATGCAGGGGTCGTACCGGATGGTCGACGATACCGGCGCCGTGTTCGACGTCGAGATCCCGCGCTTCACGCTGTTCGCGCCGGCGGTGACGTCGTGA
- a CDS encoding LysR family transcriptional regulator → MKRTHLPLNGLRVLDAAARHLSFTRAADELAVTPAAVGQQIRALEDTLGVVLFRRTTRGLELTPEAEAGLGPLRNGFLQFEEAVRAMQAGQSSKSLTIAAPRDLTEKWLMPRLAEIAAADSELRFVLITADENVDFTEANLDLAIRWGDGPGEHEGEALESEGLVTIAAAGSPSEAVIAWSGDGVGALVRVADAGLAIDAAATGLGRTTVPEMLARREIASGRVAVVGEAQPSRGGYWLVAPLPQWRQKKVRALVDALTA, encoded by the coding sequence GTGAAGCGCACGCATCTTCCCCTGAACGGCCTGCGCGTCCTCGACGCCGCGGCACGGCATCTGTCGTTCACGCGCGCCGCCGACGAACTCGCCGTCACCCCTGCGGCGGTCGGGCAGCAGATCCGCGCGCTCGAGGACACGCTGGGCGTCGTGCTGTTCCGCCGCACGACGCGCGGGCTCGAACTGACGCCCGAAGCCGAGGCGGGGTTGGGCCCGTTGCGCAACGGCTTCCTCCAGTTCGAGGAAGCTGTGCGCGCGATGCAGGCGGGGCAGTCGTCCAAGTCGCTGACCATCGCCGCGCCGCGCGACCTGACCGAGAAATGGCTGATGCCGCGCCTCGCCGAAATCGCCGCCGCCGATTCCGAACTCCGGTTCGTGCTGATCACCGCCGACGAGAATGTCGATTTCACCGAGGCCAATCTCGACCTCGCGATCCGCTGGGGCGACGGCCCGGGCGAACATGAGGGCGAGGCGCTCGAATCCGAAGGGCTGGTGACGATCGCCGCTGCGGGCAGCCCGTCCGAGGCGGTAATCGCCTGGTCGGGCGACGGGGTCGGTGCGCTGGTCCGTGTCGCCGATGCCGGCCTCGCGATCGACGCCGCCGCGACCGGGCTTGGCCGCACGACGGTGCCCGAGATGTTGGCGCGACGCGAGATCGCGAGCGGCCGCGTCGCGGTGGTCGGCGAGGCGCAGCCGTCGCGCGGCGGTTACTGGCTGGTTGCGCCGCTGCCGCAGTGGCGGCAGAAGAAGGTGCGGGCGCTCGTCGACGCGCTGACGGCGTGA
- a CDS encoding GNAT family N-acetyltransferase: MTDHPVLATARLRLRPLVEDDAKALHPMLADADLMTYSADGPLATVDDVRTYLAEEAEPGNQRTWAITRTGDDRAIGWVSGSEADGDDRGGVTEIGFILAREAWGRGIASEAVAAVIDRLFAEGRKRVFADADTENTASILLLERLGFRRERLLRDEWETHLGMRDSLIYGLRRREWNGAGRA; encoded by the coding sequence GTGACCGACCATCCGGTGCTGGCCACCGCGCGGCTCCGCCTGCGTCCTCTGGTCGAGGACGATGCGAAGGCGCTGCACCCGATGCTCGCCGATGCCGACCTGATGACCTATTCGGCGGACGGCCCGCTCGCGACCGTCGACGACGTGCGCACCTATCTCGCCGAGGAGGCCGAGCCGGGCAACCAGCGGACCTGGGCGATCACGCGCACCGGCGACGACCGCGCGATCGGCTGGGTATCGGGCAGCGAGGCGGATGGCGACGACCGCGGCGGTGTGACCGAGATCGGCTTCATCCTCGCGCGCGAAGCCTGGGGACGTGGGATCGCCAGCGAGGCGGTGGCCGCGGTCATCGACCGGTTGTTCGCGGAGGGGCGCAAACGCGTGTTCGCGGACGCCGATACCGAGAACACCGCGTCGATCCTGTTGCTCGAGCGACTGGGATTCCGCCGCGAGCGGTTGCTGCGCGACGAATGGGAAACGCATCTCGGGATGCGCGACAGCCTGATCTACGGGCTTCGTCGGCGTGAATGGAATGGGGCGGGGCGGGCCTGA
- the acnA gene encoding aconitate hydratase AcnA → MTAIGQDTLKTRTSLSTGGKTYDYYSLAKASEQLGDISRLPFSMKVLLENLLRFEDGVTVTRDDIQAIVDWQKDQRSNREIQYRPARVLMQDFTGVPCVVDLAAMRDAMTKLGGNPEKINPQVPVHLVIDHSVMVDEFGTPKAFEDNVDLEYQRNFERYEFLKWGSKALDNFQVVPPGTGICHQVNLEYIGQAVWSSAASGAHGDGTMIAYPDTLVGTDSHTTMINGLGVLGWGVGGIEAEAAMLGQPVSMLIPEVVGFKLTGAVNEGITATDLVLTVTQMLRAKGVVGRFVEFYGPGLDTMTLADRATIANMAPEYGATCGFFPIDDKTIDYLRLTARSDENIELVEAYAKANGFWRDADAQDPIFTDTLELDMGTVVASLAGPKRPQDRVSLNKVDEVFNSDLFKIYHKEQPKRVAVEGKSHDIGDGDVVIAAITSCTNTSNPSVLVAAGLVARKARALGLTSKPWVKTSLAPGSQVVTDYLDKAGLSEDLDYLGFNLVGYGCTTCIGNSGPLAPAISSAINENDLVAASVLSGNRNFEGRVSADVRANFLASPPLVVAYAIKGTVTTDMIETPLGQGSDGQDVYLRDIWPTNAEVRATMDANIDAGMFGARYGDVYAGDAKWREIEVTGSDTYAWRAGSTYVANPPYFDGLSMTPAPVQDIIDAKPLAILGDSITTDHISPAGSIKADSPAGKWLMEQQVARADFNSYGARRGNDLVMVRGTFANIRIKNEMVPGVEGGMSKYDGEIMPIYDVAMRHKENGTPLVIVAGKEYGTGSSRDWAAKGTNLLGVRAVITESFERIHRSNLVGMGVLPLQFAEGVTRQTLGLDGSETFTITDVAAIRPRQDVTVKLTRADGTSETFETKCRIDTVNELEYFLNGGILQYVLRNLAA, encoded by the coding sequence ATGACTGCCATCGGCCAGGACACCCTCAAGACCCGCACCAGTCTTTCGACCGGCGGCAAGACCTACGACTATTACAGCCTCGCCAAGGCGTCCGAGCAGCTCGGCGACATCAGCCGCCTGCCCTTCTCGATGAAGGTGCTGCTGGAGAACCTGCTGCGCTTCGAGGACGGTGTGACCGTCACGCGCGACGACATCCAGGCGATCGTCGACTGGCAGAAGGACCAGCGTTCCAACCGCGAAATCCAGTATCGCCCCGCGCGCGTGCTGATGCAGGATTTCACCGGCGTGCCCTGCGTCGTCGACCTCGCCGCGATGCGCGACGCGATGACCAAGCTCGGCGGCAACCCCGAGAAGATCAACCCGCAGGTCCCCGTCCATCTCGTCATCGATCACTCGGTGATGGTCGACGAGTTCGGCACGCCCAAGGCGTTCGAGGACAACGTCGACCTCGAATATCAGCGCAACTTCGAGCGCTACGAATTCCTGAAATGGGGCAGCAAGGCGCTCGACAACTTCCAGGTCGTGCCGCCGGGCACCGGCATCTGCCACCAGGTGAACCTCGAATATATCGGCCAGGCCGTGTGGTCGTCGGCTGCTTCGGGCGCGCACGGTGACGGCACGATGATCGCCTATCCCGACACGCTGGTCGGCACCGACAGCCACACCACGATGATCAACGGCCTGGGCGTGCTCGGCTGGGGCGTCGGCGGGATCGAGGCCGAGGCCGCGATGCTCGGCCAGCCCGTCTCGATGCTGATCCCGGAAGTCGTCGGCTTCAAGCTGACGGGGGCCGTCAACGAGGGCATCACCGCCACCGATCTGGTGCTGACCGTCACGCAGATGCTGCGCGCCAAGGGCGTGGTCGGCCGCTTCGTCGAGTTCTACGGCCCCGGCCTCGACACGATGACGCTCGCCGACCGTGCGACGATCGCCAACATGGCGCCCGAATACGGCGCGACCTGCGGCTTCTTCCCGATCGACGACAAGACGATCGACTATCTGCGCCTGACCGCGCGCTCGGACGAGAACATCGAGCTGGTCGAGGCGTACGCCAAGGCGAACGGCTTCTGGCGCGACGCCGATGCGCAGGACCCGATCTTCACCGACACGCTCGAGCTCGACATGGGCACCGTCGTCGCGTCGCTCGCCGGCCCGAAGCGGCCGCAGGACCGCGTCAGCCTGAACAAGGTCGACGAGGTGTTCAACAGCGACCTGTTCAAGATCTACCACAAGGAACAGCCCAAGCGCGTCGCGGTCGAGGGCAAGAGCCACGATATCGGTGACGGCGACGTCGTGATCGCCGCGATCACCAGCTGCACCAACACGTCGAACCCGAGCGTCCTCGTCGCCGCCGGCCTCGTCGCCCGCAAGGCCCGTGCCCTCGGCTTGACGTCGAAGCCCTGGGTCAAGACGTCGCTGGCGCCCGGTTCGCAGGTCGTCACCGACTATCTCGACAAGGCGGGCCTGAGCGAAGACCTCGACTATCTCGGCTTCAACCTGGTCGGGTACGGCTGCACCACCTGCATCGGCAATTCGGGGCCGCTGGCGCCCGCGATCTCGTCGGCGATCAACGAGAACGACCTCGTCGCCGCCTCGGTGCTGTCGGGCAACCGCAACTTCGAGGGCCGCGTGTCGGCCGACGTCCGCGCCAACTTCCTCGCCTCGCCGCCGCTCGTCGTCGCCTATGCGATCAAGGGCACGGTCACGACCGACATGATCGAGACGCCGCTGGGCCAGGGGTCGGACGGCCAGGACGTGTATCTGCGCGACATCTGGCCGACCAACGCCGAAGTCCGCGCCACGATGGACGCCAACATCGACGCCGGCATGTTCGGCGCGCGGTACGGCGACGTCTATGCGGGCGACGCCAAGTGGCGCGAGATCGAGGTGACCGGTTCGGACACCTATGCATGGCGCGCAGGGTCGACCTATGTCGCCAACCCGCCCTATTTCGACGGCCTGTCGATGACCCCCGCGCCGGTGCAGGACATCATCGACGCCAAGCCGCTCGCGATCCTTGGCGATTCGATCACCACCGACCACATCAGCCCGGCAGGCTCGATCAAGGCCGACTCGCCCGCGGGCAAGTGGCTGATGGAGCAGCAGGTCGCACGGGCCGACTTCAACAGCTACGGCGCGCGCCGCGGCAATGACCTGGTCATGGTCCGCGGCACCTTCGCCAACATCCGCATCAAGAACGAGATGGTCCCCGGCGTCGAGGGCGGCATGTCCAAGTATGACGGCGAGATCATGCCGATCTACGACGTCGCGATGCGCCACAAGGAGAACGGCACGCCGCTCGTGATCGTGGCGGGCAAGGAATACGGCACCGGCTCGTCGCGCGACTGGGCGGCGAAGGGCACCAACCTGCTCGGCGTCCGCGCGGTCATCACCGAGAGCTTCGAGCGTATCCACCGTTCGAACCTGGTCGGCATGGGCGTGCTGCCGCTGCAGTTCGCCGAGGGCGTCACGCGCCAGACGCTGGGCCTCGACGGATCCGAGACCTTTACGATCACCGACGTGGCGGCAATCCGTCCGCGCCAGGACGTGACGGTGAAGCTGACCCGCGCCGACGGCACGAGCGAGACGTTCGAGACCAAGTGCCGGATCGATACCGTCAACGAGCTGGAGTACTTCCTGAACGGCGGCATCCTGCAGTACGTGCTGCGCAACCTGGCCGCCTGA
- a CDS encoding calcium-binding protein, which translates to MPVIRQLLSNAAFGTALLGDDDAQTALPGLPIIGTFGDDIINGTINDEVITGLSGNDIIYGNAGADTISGGTGNDVLYGNTGNDLVNGDEGDDQVFGGDGNDVLNGGFGSDLLEGGLGNDVMDGGGVLGIIDPDVDTVSYFNTNVRGGVTVSLALQGFAQNTVNAGIDTLFGFENLIGTYFGDTLTGDGGNNRIAGHDGADQLFGGGGDDVLEGGRGDDSINGGDGNDTASYENAGLAATVSLLLQGVAQDTGFDGVDTLTSIENLIGSRFADTLTGDDGINIITAGAGNDLVTGLGGNDTISGGDGDDVLYGNIGNDLLGGDAGNDSLFGGQGDDVLRGGTGNDYLEGGKGTNYVYGDGGSDTAGYINGANGVTVSLALQSVGGSAAIAQNTGVGTDYLFDIANLTGSGFADTLTGDGNANILTGGGGNDLLTGLFGNDTLFGDDGDDVLYGNQGNDVLNGGAGNDTLYGGQNDDVLFGDAGNDVIVGGLGLNTLTGGSGADSFVINAFGRDTILDFNAAEGDRIDLRTIDANSTNGSFDRFTFSSNTTLSGTAGELVVRQGADATHFQVLGDYNGDGIADLVIDVASTVAPHADSFLFG; encoded by the coding sequence ATGCCCGTAATTCGTCAACTGCTCTCGAATGCCGCTTTCGGCACCGCTCTGCTCGGAGACGACGATGCGCAGACCGCATTGCCCGGCCTGCCGATCATCGGCACCTTCGGCGACGACATCATCAACGGCACCATCAACGACGAGGTCATCACCGGCCTCTCCGGCAACGACATCATCTACGGCAATGCCGGCGCGGACACCATTTCGGGCGGTACCGGGAACGACGTGTTGTATGGCAACACGGGCAACGACCTGGTCAATGGCGACGAGGGCGACGATCAGGTCTTCGGTGGCGACGGCAATGACGTACTGAACGGCGGGTTCGGCTCCGACCTGCTCGAGGGCGGTCTTGGCAACGACGTCATGGACGGTGGCGGCGTGCTCGGCATCATCGATCCCGATGTCGATACCGTCAGCTATTTCAACACCAACGTCCGCGGCGGCGTGACGGTCAGCCTCGCGCTCCAGGGTTTTGCCCAGAACACGGTGAACGCGGGCATCGATACGCTGTTCGGGTTCGAGAACCTGATCGGGACCTATTTTGGCGACACGCTGACCGGTGATGGCGGCAACAACCGCATTGCCGGCCATGACGGCGCGGACCAGTTGTTCGGCGGCGGCGGCGACGACGTGCTCGAAGGCGGTCGCGGCGACGACAGCATCAACGGCGGCGACGGCAACGACACCGCATCGTATGAGAATGCCGGACTTGCAGCGACGGTCAGCCTGTTGCTGCAGGGCGTTGCGCAGGATACCGGATTCGACGGCGTCGACACGCTGACGTCGATCGAGAACCTGATCGGATCGCGCTTTGCGGACACGCTGACCGGCGACGACGGGATCAACATCATCACGGCCGGTGCCGGCAACGACCTAGTCACGGGCCTCGGCGGCAACGATACGATATCGGGCGGCGATGGTGACGACGTCCTCTATGGCAATATCGGCAACGATCTGCTCGGTGGCGATGCCGGCAACGACTCGCTCTTCGGCGGCCAGGGCGACGACGTGTTGCGCGGCGGCACCGGCAACGACTATCTCGAGGGCGGCAAGGGCACCAACTACGTCTATGGCGATGGTGGGTCCGACACCGCCGGCTATATCAACGGCGCAAATGGCGTCACGGTCAGCCTAGCGCTGCAGAGCGTCGGCGGGTCGGCTGCGATCGCGCAGAACACCGGGGTCGGCACCGACTATCTGTTCGACATCGCCAACCTGACCGGATCCGGGTTTGCGGACACGCTTACCGGCGACGGCAACGCCAATATCCTGACCGGCGGCGGCGGCAACGACCTGCTTACCGGGCTGTTCGGCAACGACACGCTGTTCGGCGATGACGGCGACGACGTGCTTTACGGCAACCAGGGCAACGACGTGCTGAATGGCGGCGCCGGCAACGACACGCTGTACGGCGGACAGAATGACGACGTGCTGTTCGGCGATGCCGGCAACGACGTCATCGTCGGCGGGCTGGGCCTCAATACCCTGACCGGCGGTTCGGGCGCCGACAGCTTCGTCATCAATGCGTTCGGCCGCGATACCATCCTCGACTTCAACGCCGCCGAGGGCGACCGAATCGACCTGCGCACGATCGATGCGAACTCGACCAACGGCAGTTTCGATCGCTTCACCTTCTCGTCGAACACGACGCTGTCGGGCACGGCCGGCGAACTCGTCGTCCGACAGGGCGCCGACGCGACTCACTTCCAGGTCCTGGGCGATTACAACGGCGATGGCATCGCCGACCTCGTCATCGACGTTGCGAGCACGGTGGCACCGCACGCCGATTCGTTCCTGTTCGGGTGA